One part of the Lapillicoccus jejuensis genome encodes these proteins:
- a CDS encoding AbfB domain-containing protein, with the protein MLAITAAAVATPLLTVPGAAVAAPTSTLSLDVSRYTAQTNPTQWGHIVEDINHSVEGGLDANLVRNSTMKEGAADPPSSWSAVTGGGGTGSIALDTSVPLTAANPDALRLDVGQDGAGQRVGVANTGFYGVGVAADTTYTATFFARTARYTGPLRVSLEGADGTVYAAASTGATSGDWRQYTVNLSTGRRKPADTSNRVVISVPAGGSGASLWLDVVRVTPPTYGTSGELRSDLMQKLAATRPGFWRVPGGNYLEGQTLATRFDWKKTVGPYEDRPGHQNDAWGYWSTDQAGLRTYLDMAEQSGAEPLLALFAGYTLDGTTVPQDELQPYVQDALDEIQYAIGATDTPWGAQRAKDGHPAPYDVRYVEVGNEDFFDRTGSYDGYRFPMFYDAIKAAYPQLQVVATTPVTTRTPDVVDEHYYNNDPAAFTAMAHHYEGYSRSGPKVLVGEYAITNGTSGNPTGTLSGAIGEAGFMTGMLRNADVVMGASYAPALADVHDFQWPTNLVGFDAATSYGSPSYWVQQMFGANKGRYVLPASLTGTDPSLSVSATRGDDGTVYVHVVNPTTTAVTTQLRVAGASAISTSGTVSTLTGDPDARNSITAPNTVRPTAARSVTTGARFSRTFPASSVTVLTFSVSGAVAPALPVGQPTSLRVTTPGYTDRSVAVSGTQGVTAAVTEQSSDDLRKSATFVVHAGAGRSSCYSLESRLLPGSYLTVTADHTVTAAPLGTTSAALRAATFCPAVGHAGQGVSLESLAQPGRFLRHYANVLYAADASGGSFFDNARSYDVDTTFLLEGGFWRSTVDVPLGNHSFQPTTPGYTDDVLRHFAFVAQVSPVSELDATTRPDATFTVVPGLADTSCYSFRSENYPDRYLRHYDYQVRLDPVGTGTYAQDATFCAQPGHDGQGVSWQAIGFPDRYLRHFQGKVWIASDGGPLPSDAPASWSEDTSWLTVDPLG; encoded by the coding sequence GTGTTAGCGATCACGGCAGCAGCCGTCGCCACCCCGCTGCTCACCGTCCCCGGGGCGGCCGTCGCCGCCCCGACCAGCACCCTGTCGCTCGACGTCTCGCGCTACACCGCGCAGACCAACCCCACCCAGTGGGGCCACATCGTCGAGGACATCAACCACTCCGTCGAGGGCGGCCTCGACGCCAACCTCGTGCGGAACTCGACGATGAAGGAGGGCGCGGCCGACCCGCCGTCGTCGTGGTCGGCCGTGACCGGCGGCGGGGGCACCGGCAGCATCGCCCTCGACACGAGCGTCCCGCTCACCGCCGCCAACCCGGACGCGCTGCGCCTCGACGTCGGTCAGGACGGGGCCGGCCAGCGCGTCGGCGTCGCCAACACCGGGTTCTACGGCGTCGGCGTCGCGGCCGACACCACCTACACCGCCACCTTCTTCGCGCGGACCGCCCGCTACACGGGCCCGCTGCGGGTGTCGCTCGAGGGTGCGGACGGGACGGTCTACGCGGCCGCGAGCACCGGAGCCACGAGCGGGGACTGGCGTCAGTACACGGTCAACCTCTCGACCGGCCGCCGGAAGCCCGCCGACACGAGCAACCGCGTCGTCATCAGCGTGCCGGCCGGCGGCTCGGGCGCCAGCCTCTGGCTCGACGTCGTCCGGGTCACGCCACCGACCTACGGCACGAGCGGCGAGCTGCGCAGCGACCTCATGCAGAAGCTGGCCGCGACCCGCCCGGGCTTCTGGCGCGTCCCCGGCGGCAACTACCTCGAGGGCCAGACCCTCGCGACCCGCTTCGACTGGAAGAAGACCGTCGGCCCGTACGAGGACCGCCCGGGTCACCAGAACGACGCCTGGGGCTACTGGTCCACCGACCAGGCGGGCCTGAGGACCTACCTCGACATGGCCGAGCAGAGCGGGGCCGAGCCGCTGCTCGCCCTCTTCGCCGGCTACACGCTCGACGGGACGACGGTGCCGCAGGACGAGCTGCAGCCCTACGTCCAGGACGCCCTGGACGAGATCCAGTACGCCATCGGCGCGACCGACACCCCGTGGGGGGCCCAGCGCGCGAAGGACGGCCACCCCGCGCCGTACGACGTGCGCTACGTCGAGGTGGGCAACGAGGACTTCTTCGACCGCACCGGCAGCTACGACGGCTACCGGTTCCCGATGTTCTACGACGCCATCAAGGCGGCCTACCCGCAGCTGCAGGTCGTCGCGACGACACCGGTCACGACGCGCACGCCCGACGTCGTCGACGAGCACTACTACAACAACGACCCGGCCGCGTTCACCGCGATGGCCCACCACTACGAGGGCTACTCGCGCTCCGGCCCCAAGGTGCTCGTCGGCGAGTACGCCATCACCAACGGCACGAGCGGCAACCCCACCGGCACGCTGTCGGGCGCGATCGGCGAGGCCGGCTTCATGACCGGGATGCTGCGCAACGCCGACGTCGTCATGGGCGCGTCGTACGCCCCGGCCCTCGCCGACGTCCACGACTTCCAGTGGCCGACCAACCTCGTCGGGTTCGACGCCGCGACGTCGTACGGCTCGCCGTCCTACTGGGTGCAGCAGATGTTCGGGGCCAACAAGGGCCGCTACGTCCTGCCCGCGAGCCTCACCGGGACCGACCCGTCGCTCAGCGTCTCCGCCACCCGCGGCGACGACGGCACGGTCTACGTCCACGTCGTCAACCCGACGACGACCGCGGTGACGACGCAGCTGCGCGTGGCCGGCGCGAGCGCCATCAGCACGTCGGGCACCGTCAGCACCCTCACCGGTGACCCCGACGCCCGCAACAGCATCACGGCGCCGAACACGGTGCGGCCGACCGCGGCCCGGTCGGTGACGACCGGCGCCCGCTTCAGCCGCACCTTCCCGGCCAGCTCGGTCACCGTCCTCACCTTCTCGGTGAGCGGGGCGGTCGCGCCCGCGCTGCCGGTCGGGCAGCCGACCTCGCTGCGCGTGACGACCCCGGGCTACACCGACCGCTCGGTCGCCGTGTCGGGCACCCAGGGCGTCACGGCGGCCGTGACCGAGCAGAGCAGCGACGACCTGCGCAAGTCCGCCACCTTCGTCGTGCACGCCGGCGCGGGACGGTCCTCGTGCTACTCGCTCGAGTCGCGCCTCCTGCCGGGCAGCTACCTCACGGTGACCGCGGACCACACGGTGACCGCCGCCCCGCTCGGGACGACGAGCGCGGCGCTGCGGGCGGCCACGTTCTGCCCGGCGGTCGGGCACGCGGGGCAGGGCGTCTCGCTCGAGTCGCTCGCGCAGCCGGGTCGCTTCCTGCGCCACTACGCCAACGTGCTCTACGCGGCGGACGCGAGCGGCGGCTCGTTCTTCGACAACGCGCGCAGCTACGACGTGGACACCACCTTCCTGCTCGAGGGCGGCTTCTGGCGCAGCACGGTCGACGTCCCGCTCGGCAACCACTCGTTCCAGCCGACGACGCCGGGATACACCGACGACGTGCTGCGGCACTTCGCCTTCGTCGCCCAGGTGAGCCCGGTGTCCGAGCTCGACGCGACGACCCGGCCCGACGCCACCTTCACCGTCGTGCCCGGGCTCGCCGACACGTCGTGCTACTCGTTCCGGTCGGAGAACTACCCCGACCGCTACCTGCGGCACTACGACTACCAGGTCCGTCTCGACCCGGTCGGGACCGGCACCTACGCGCAGGACGCCACGTTCTGCGCGCAGCCGGGCCACGACGGGCAGGGCGTGTCGTGGCAGGCCATCGGCTTCCCCGACCGCTACCTGCGGCACTTCCAGGGGAAGGTCTGGATCGCCAGCGACGGCGGCCCGCTGCCGAGCGACGCGCCGGCGTCGTGGAGCGAGGACACCAGCTGGCTCACCGTGGACCCCCTCGGGTGA
- a CDS encoding LacI family DNA-binding transcriptional regulator, protein MSRRPPALHDVAAVAGVSHQTVSRVLNDHPHVSAATRAKVERAIDELGYRRNMNARVLATGRSNVIGVISPSSILYGPSAMVDGLSRAAQDAQLTVTVDHLAELDPRSVRAAVDRLLGQGVAGLLLVLPLDSVVEVASKLVPPRTPIVTVDSQVDDQASSVTIDQYAGAVHATRHLLELGHPTVWHVAGPQGWNDSAAREQGWHDTLSGAGAEVPPVVRGDWSPASGYQAGRMLARIPDCTAIFAANDHMALGLARALHEGGRAIPGDVSLVGFDDVPESAYYTPPLTTIHQDFAAAGRAGLELLLEQLREDDPTPRSVTVPATLVPRTSTAPPRG, encoded by the coding sequence GTGAGCAGGAGACCGCCGGCGCTGCACGACGTCGCGGCGGTCGCGGGGGTGAGCCACCAGACCGTCTCCCGGGTGCTCAACGACCACCCGCACGTCTCCGCGGCCACCCGGGCCAAGGTCGAGCGGGCCATCGACGAGCTGGGCTACCGGCGCAACATGAACGCGCGCGTCCTCGCCACCGGCCGCTCCAACGTCATCGGCGTCATCTCGCCGAGCTCGATCCTCTACGGGCCGTCGGCGATGGTCGACGGCCTGAGCCGGGCCGCCCAGGACGCGCAGCTCACCGTGACGGTCGACCACCTCGCCGAGCTCGACCCGCGCTCGGTCCGGGCGGCGGTCGACCGGCTGCTCGGGCAGGGCGTCGCCGGTCTGCTGCTCGTGCTCCCCCTCGACTCCGTCGTCGAGGTCGCCTCGAAGCTCGTACCGCCGCGCACGCCCATCGTCACCGTCGACAGCCAGGTCGACGACCAGGCCTCGTCGGTGACGATCGACCAGTACGCCGGCGCCGTGCACGCCACCCGCCACCTGCTCGAGCTCGGCCACCCCACGGTGTGGCACGTGGCCGGACCGCAGGGGTGGAACGACTCCGCGGCCCGCGAGCAGGGCTGGCACGACACGCTGTCCGGGGCCGGCGCGGAGGTCCCACCCGTGGTGCGGGGCGACTGGTCCCCCGCGTCGGGCTACCAGGCCGGCCGGATGCTGGCCCGGATCCCGGACTGCACCGCGATCTTCGCCGCCAACGACCACATGGCCCTCGGCCTGGCGCGCGCGCTGCACGAGGGCGGTCGCGCGATCCCCGGTGACGTGAGCCTCGTCGGTTTCGACGACGTGCCCGAGTCGGCGTACTACACCCCGCCCCTGACGACGATCCACCAGGACTTCGCGGCGGCGGGACGGGCCGGTCTGGAGCTGCTGCTCGAGCAGCTGCGCGAGGACGACCCGACGCCCCGCTCGGTCACCGTGCCGGCGACCCTCGTCCCCCGCACGTCGACGGCCCCGCCGCGCGGTTGA
- a CDS encoding ABC transporter permease, translating to MTTTPSTATAGAATTADAPAVAVRNRNVASALLRNGAVLALALVMVAGFVLVPTFGSADNLRNVALAASFIAIIAAGMTFVVISGGIDLSVGSTYALAVILSAQASASGSAAAILAPLAACAVVGLAQGLAITVLRLPPFIVTLAGLGGVRGLVFLVTHEGNDVPQVPGFKVFEVLGTGKLATIGTPVWITLAVFAIGWLVLNRTAFGQHVQAIGGNGPAAELMGLPVKRATTSVYVISALCAGVAGILTTAQSGGGQEARIGDAYELQAIAAVVIGGTLLAGGVGSIIGSLAGVMLLFVIQNLIVQGANLNSYVQQLVSGAFLLVVVLVQAALTARRGGT from the coding sequence ATGACCACGACCCCGTCCACCGCCACCGCTGGGGCGGCGACCACCGCGGACGCGCCGGCCGTCGCGGTCCGCAACCGCAACGTGGCGTCCGCGCTGCTGCGCAACGGCGCGGTGCTCGCCCTCGCGCTCGTCATGGTCGCGGGCTTCGTCCTCGTGCCGACCTTCGGCTCGGCCGACAACCTGCGCAACGTCGCGCTGGCGGCGTCGTTCATCGCCATCATCGCGGCCGGCATGACCTTCGTCGTCATCAGCGGCGGGATCGACCTGTCGGTCGGGTCGACGTACGCCCTGGCGGTGATCCTCAGCGCCCAGGCGTCGGCGAGCGGGTCGGCCGCCGCGATCCTCGCGCCGCTCGCGGCGTGCGCCGTCGTCGGCCTCGCCCAGGGACTGGCCATCACCGTGCTGCGCCTGCCGCCCTTCATCGTCACCCTCGCCGGTCTGGGAGGCGTGCGCGGCCTCGTCTTCCTCGTCACGCACGAGGGCAACGACGTGCCGCAGGTGCCGGGCTTCAAGGTCTTCGAGGTGCTCGGCACCGGCAAGCTCGCGACGATCGGCACGCCGGTGTGGATCACGCTCGCCGTCTTCGCGATTGGGTGGCTCGTCCTCAACCGCACCGCCTTCGGCCAGCACGTGCAGGCCATCGGCGGCAACGGCCCCGCGGCCGAGCTCATGGGCCTGCCGGTCAAGCGGGCCACCACCTCGGTCTACGTCATCAGCGCGCTGTGCGCCGGGGTCGCGGGCATCCTCACGACGGCGCAGAGCGGCGGCGGTCAGGAGGCGCGCATCGGCGACGCCTACGAGCTGCAGGCCATCGCCGCGGTGGTCATCGGCGGCACTCTGCTCGCGGGCGGGGTCGGCTCGATCATCGGCTCGCTGGCCGGCGTCATGCTGCTCTTCGTCATCCAGAACCTCATCGTCCAGGGGGCGAACCTCAACAGCTACGTCCAGCAGCTGGTGTCCGGCGCCTTCCTGCTCGTCGTCGTCCTCGTCCAGGCCGCCCTCACGGCGAGACGCGGAGGCACCTGA
- a CDS encoding ABC transporter permease, giving the protein MSTTTTPTTDERTTAAPPPTPWSSRIGVRGGDWGRWVRERGVYLALVVLVLVNVVATPNFLTLGTLQLYAVQTATVIIVSLGMALVIGTGGVDLSVGATMAVAAAVMARLFSPSDGGGSPLALAIVVALVAGTLVGVVNGLVVAVGRVQPIVATLAMLVGGRGLALVFTGGALVEMFHPFFTTVRTAQVLTIPAIFWLAILLAVVLAVVVRRTAFGFRVLAIGGNLPASRLAGVPVRRTLVGVYAVSGFLAAVAGLIVTMRLRAADPSYVGLNIELTAITAVVVGGSLLTGGKVRVLGTVAGAVLIQLLENTLTAQNVTDSIARIIEALIIIAAVFIQRPSRSAR; this is encoded by the coding sequence ATGAGCACGACGACCACGCCCACCACCGACGAGCGGACGACGGCGGCGCCCCCGCCCACCCCCTGGTCGAGCCGGATCGGCGTCCGCGGGGGCGACTGGGGCCGCTGGGTGCGCGAGCGCGGCGTCTACCTCGCGCTCGTCGTCCTCGTCCTCGTCAACGTCGTCGCCACCCCGAACTTCCTCACCCTCGGCACGCTGCAGCTCTACGCCGTCCAGACCGCGACGGTCATCATCGTCTCGCTCGGCATGGCCCTGGTCATCGGCACCGGCGGGGTGGACCTGTCGGTGGGGGCGACGATGGCCGTCGCCGCGGCCGTCATGGCCCGGCTGTTCAGCCCGAGCGACGGGGGCGGGTCGCCGCTCGCGCTCGCGATCGTCGTCGCGCTCGTCGCCGGCACCCTCGTCGGCGTCGTCAACGGTCTCGTCGTCGCCGTCGGCCGCGTGCAGCCGATCGTCGCGACCCTGGCCATGCTCGTCGGCGGCCGGGGCCTCGCGCTCGTCTTCACCGGGGGCGCCCTCGTGGAGATGTTCCACCCGTTCTTCACCACCGTGCGCACGGCGCAGGTGCTGACCATCCCCGCGATCTTCTGGCTCGCGATCCTCCTCGCCGTCGTGCTCGCCGTCGTCGTGCGCCGCACCGCCTTCGGGTTCCGCGTCCTCGCCATCGGCGGCAACCTCCCGGCCAGCCGGCTGGCGGGGGTGCCGGTGCGCCGCACCCTCGTCGGGGTCTACGCCGTCTCCGGCTTCCTCGCGGCCGTCGCCGGGCTCATCGTCACCATGCGGCTGCGGGCGGCCGACCCGTCCTACGTCGGGCTCAACATCGAGCTCACCGCCATCACCGCCGTCGTCGTCGGCGGGTCGCTGCTGACCGGCGGCAAGGTGCGCGTCCTCGGCACGGTCGCGGGCGCGGTGCTCATCCAGCTGCTGGAGAACACCCTCACCGCGCAGAACGTCACCGACTCGATCGCCCGGATCATCGAGGCGCTCATCATCATCGCCGCCGTCTTCATCCAGAGGCCCTCGAGGAGCGCCCGATGA
- a CDS encoding sugar ABC transporter ATP-binding protein: protein MAAPPTVTTTPGTTPTTTPTLAVRHLGKSFAGVAALEDVSLDLMPGSVHALVGENGAGKSTLIKLMTGVYTADTGTVRHRGEETAYSSPRSAQQDGIATIYQEVHLAPQLSVARNFFLGNELTRWGRLDLARMATESAAVLGRLGITVDTRRRLGEFSLGVQQMVAVARAVSADADVVIMDEPTSSLEPKEVDSLLQAVRVLKDDGVAVVYVSHKLDEVFAVCDTITVLRDGHLVWTGETASTNRRELVSRMLGRDASELTDGRLTRLSGRAPVVDAPPVLEATHLSRRLVLDDVSVVVRPGEVVGLAGLLGSGRSETVKTIFGALPLDSGEVKVDGRPLTRQSPASRLRRKVALLPEDRKAEGIIPDLSIRDNIGLAALPHITRAGFVDDRRLDEIVEVFMRRLRIKASGPQQVVSELSGGNQQKVLLARLLCLEPKVLLLDEPTRGIDVGAKAEVQELIAELAAKGMAVVLISSELEEVVEGSDSVVVLRDGAQLGTLVGADISEDAIMDLIAGAAEQEQAAAAEPAAGPTDHAREAAS, encoded by the coding sequence TTGGCCGCCCCGCCCACCGTCACCACCACCCCGGGCACGACCCCGACCACCACCCCGACCCTCGCGGTCCGTCACCTCGGCAAGTCCTTCGCCGGGGTGGCGGCCCTCGAGGACGTGAGCCTCGACCTCATGCCGGGGTCGGTCCACGCCCTGGTGGGGGAGAACGGGGCGGGCAAGTCGACGCTCATCAAGCTGATGACGGGCGTCTACACGGCCGACACGGGCACCGTGCGCCACCGGGGGGAGGAGACCGCCTACTCCTCCCCCCGGTCCGCCCAGCAGGACGGGATCGCGACGATCTACCAGGAGGTGCACCTGGCCCCCCAGCTCTCCGTCGCGCGCAACTTCTTCCTGGGCAACGAGCTGACCCGCTGGGGGCGCCTGGACCTGGCGAGGATGGCCACGGAGTCGGCCGCCGTCCTGGGCCGTCTCGGCATCACCGTCGACACGCGTCGACGGCTGGGGGAGTTCAGCCTCGGGGTCCAGCAGATGGTGGCCGTGGCCAGGGCGGTCTCGGCCGACGCCGACGTCGTCATCATGGACGAGCCGACGTCCTCCCTCGAGCCCAAGGAGGTCGACAGCCTGCTGCAGGCCGTCCGCGTCCTCAAGGACGACGGCGTCGCGGTGGTCTACGTCTCGCACAAGCTCGACGAGGTCTTCGCCGTCTGCGACACCATCACCGTCCTGCGCGACGGCCACCTGGTCTGGACCGGGGAGACCGCGTCGACCAACCGCCGCGAGCTGGTCTCGCGGATGCTCGGTCGCGACGCGTCCGAGCTGACCGACGGCCGGCTCACCCGGCTCTCCGGCCGCGCCCCCGTCGTCGACGCCCCACCCGTCCTCGAGGCGACCCACCTCAGCCGCCGGCTCGTGCTCGACGACGTCTCCGTCGTCGTGCGCCCCGGCGAGGTCGTCGGCCTGGCCGGGCTGCTCGGCTCGGGCCGCAGCGAGACGGTGAAGACGATCTTCGGTGCCCTGCCGCTGGACTCGGGCGAGGTCAAGGTCGACGGTCGCCCCCTCACCCGGCAGAGCCCGGCCTCGCGGCTGCGGCGCAAGGTCGCCCTCCTGCCCGAGGACCGCAAGGCGGAGGGGATCATCCCCGACCTGTCCATCCGCGACAACATCGGCCTGGCCGCGCTGCCGCACATCACCCGGGCGGGCTTCGTCGACGACCGCCGGCTCGACGAGATCGTCGAGGTCTTCATGCGACGCCTGCGGATCAAGGCCTCCGGCCCGCAGCAGGTCGTCTCCGAGCTGTCGGGCGGCAACCAGCAGAAGGTCCTGCTGGCCCGGCTGCTGTGCCTCGAGCCGAAGGTGCTGCTGCTCGACGAGCCCACCCGTGGCATCGACGTCGGCGCCAAGGCGGAGGTGCAGGAGCTCATCGCCGAGCTCGCGGCCAAGGGCATGGCCGTCGTGCTCATCTCCTCCGAGCTCGAGGAGGTCGTCGAGGGCTCCGACTCCGTCGTCGTCCTGCGCGACGGCGCCCAGCTCGGCACGCTCGTCGGGGCCGACATCTCCGAGGACGCGATCATGGACCTCATCGCCGGGGCCGCGGAGCAGGAGCAGGCCGCGGCAGCCGAGCCCGCTGCCGGTCCCACCGACCACGCCCGGGAGGCGGCCTCATGA
- a CDS encoding substrate-binding domain-containing protein: protein MNAVHQTTAGAAVAVALAVALAGCSTGQTTSSSGDGNGGAAPTVAETLGTAQNGVPAAILAAGGTTLLTTAKPEGVEAQYGPMCKGSDLGIGKIDFTKDTIGWAQSEKEANPFRIASTKSQVDTAKAKGWKLLTTNAQSNVQQENTDIKGMIDKGAKAIIFSPINSTGLGDAIAYAKSKKVAMIPVDRNITGVTGCQDVGPQLGSDFVQQGRRAADAMIKATGGQAKLAILLGASGVNVTDDRTAGFLDELKQKNASGIEVVFKQTADFTREKGQSVTETLLRAHPEVNAIYAENDEMGLGALAALQDAGKAGTDKVHIVSIDGTKGAVQAIVDGNFDAVIESNPAFGPAAQAALSAYVNGDGAPAVTITTDNQYDKSNAQQAIDSGTAY from the coding sequence ATGAACGCGGTTCACCAGACCACCGCGGGTGCGGCCGTCGCCGTCGCCCTCGCCGTCGCGCTCGCCGGGTGCTCCACCGGCCAGACGACCTCGTCCTCCGGCGACGGCAACGGCGGCGCCGCCCCGACCGTCGCCGAGACCCTCGGGACGGCCCAGAACGGCGTGCCCGCCGCCATCCTCGCCGCCGGCGGGACGACGCTGCTGACCACTGCCAAGCCCGAGGGGGTCGAGGCGCAGTACGGCCCGATGTGCAAGGGCTCCGACCTCGGCATCGGCAAGATCGACTTCACCAAGGACACCATCGGGTGGGCCCAGTCGGAGAAGGAGGCCAACCCCTTCCGCATCGCCTCGACAAAGTCGCAGGTCGACACGGCCAAGGCCAAGGGGTGGAAGCTGCTGACGACGAACGCGCAGTCCAACGTCCAGCAGGAGAACACCGACATCAAGGGCATGATCGACAAGGGCGCGAAGGCGATCATCTTCTCGCCGATCAACTCGACCGGTCTCGGCGACGCCATCGCGTACGCCAAGAGCAAGAAGGTCGCGATGATCCCGGTCGACCGCAACATCACCGGGGTGACCGGCTGCCAGGACGTCGGCCCCCAGCTGGGCTCCGACTTCGTCCAGCAGGGCCGTCGCGCCGCGGACGCGATGATCAAGGCCACCGGCGGCCAGGCCAAGCTGGCCATCCTGCTCGGCGCCTCGGGCGTCAACGTCACCGACGACCGGACCGCCGGCTTCCTCGACGAGCTCAAGCAGAAGAACGCCTCGGGCATCGAGGTCGTCTTCAAGCAGACCGCCGACTTCACCCGGGAGAAGGGGCAGAGCGTCACCGAGACGCTGCTGCGCGCCCACCCGGAGGTCAACGCGATCTACGCCGAGAACGACGAGATGGGCCTCGGGGCGCTGGCTGCGCTCCAGGACGCCGGCAAGGCGGGCACCGACAAGGTGCACATCGTCTCCATCGACGGGACCAAGGGCGCGGTGCAGGCCATCGTCGACGGCAACTTCGACGCCGTCATCGAGTCCAACCCGGCCTTCGGACCGGCCGCCCAGGCCGCGCTCTCGGCCTACGTCAACGGGGACGGCGCGCCTGCGGTGACGATCACCACCGACAACCAGTACGACAAGTCCAACGCCCAGCAGGCGATCGACAGCGGGACGGCGTACTGA
- the araB gene encoding ribulokinase: MVGVDFGTLSGRAVAVRVADGAELGSAVHDYPHAVLEQVLPASGRPLPSEWALQVPEDYREVLRVAVPAALRAAGVDPSRVIGIATDFTACTVLPVTQDGVPLNELAAFADRPHAYVKLWKHHAAQPQASRITELARERGEAWLPRYGGLISSEWQFAKALQVLQEDPEVYAAMRYWVEAADWVVWQLCGSYVRNTCTSGYKGILQDGHHPGEDFCRALDPGFATFVADKLEHPLGRLGDAAGTLTAEAARWTGLPEGIAVAVGNVDAHVSAPAAQAVEPGQMVAIMGTSTCHVMNGSELHEVPGMCGVVDGGIVPGLFGYEAGQSGVGDIFGWFVDRAVPGEYEARARAEGRSVHELLTDLAAQQEPGEHGLVALDWHSGNRSPLVDHHLTGVLVGLTLATRPEDVYRALIEATAYGARLIVETFTEHGVPVEELVVTGGLRKNPLVMQVYADVLGMPLSVCDSDQGPALGSAIHAAVAAGAYPDIRKAAAAMGRRTEAAWVPDPDRHATYDLLYAEYRRLVDHFGDPRDNPLHRLGDLRRTALSRRGAGAR, encoded by the coding sequence GTGGTGGGGGTCGACTTCGGCACCCTGTCCGGGCGGGCGGTCGCCGTCCGGGTGGCCGACGGGGCCGAGCTCGGCTCGGCGGTCCACGACTACCCGCACGCGGTGCTCGAGCAGGTGCTGCCGGCCTCGGGCCGTCCGCTCCCGAGCGAGTGGGCGCTCCAGGTGCCCGAGGACTACCGGGAGGTGCTGCGGGTCGCCGTACCGGCGGCCCTGCGCGCGGCGGGGGTGGACCCGTCCCGGGTCATCGGCATCGCCACGGACTTCACCGCCTGCACCGTGCTGCCCGTGACGCAGGACGGGGTGCCGCTGAACGAGCTGGCCGCCTTCGCCGACCGCCCGCACGCCTACGTCAAGCTGTGGAAGCACCACGCCGCGCAGCCGCAGGCGAGCCGCATCACCGAGCTGGCCCGCGAGCGCGGCGAGGCGTGGCTCCCGCGCTACGGCGGGCTCATCAGCAGCGAGTGGCAGTTCGCCAAGGCGCTGCAGGTGCTCCAGGAGGACCCCGAGGTCTACGCCGCGATGCGCTACTGGGTGGAGGCGGCCGACTGGGTCGTCTGGCAGCTGTGCGGCTCCTACGTGCGCAACACCTGCACGTCCGGCTACAAGGGGATCCTCCAGGACGGGCACCACCCGGGCGAGGACTTCTGCCGCGCCCTCGACCCCGGCTTCGCGACCTTCGTCGCCGACAAGCTCGAGCACCCGCTCGGCCGGCTCGGCGACGCGGCCGGCACCCTCACGGCCGAGGCGGCCCGCTGGACGGGCCTGCCCGAGGGGATCGCCGTGGCCGTCGGCAACGTCGACGCGCACGTCTCCGCGCCCGCCGCCCAGGCCGTCGAGCCCGGGCAGATGGTCGCCATCATGGGCACCTCGACCTGCCACGTGATGAACGGCAGCGAGCTGCACGAGGTCCCCGGCATGTGCGGGGTCGTCGACGGCGGCATCGTCCCGGGGCTGTTCGGCTACGAGGCGGGCCAGTCGGGGGTCGGCGACATCTTCGGTTGGTTTGTCGACCGCGCCGTCCCCGGGGAGTACGAGGCCCGGGCCCGGGCCGAGGGCCGCAGCGTCCACGAGCTGCTCACCGACCTCGCCGCGCAGCAGGAGCCGGGCGAGCACGGGCTGGTCGCCCTCGACTGGCACTCGGGCAACCGCTCGCCGCTCGTCGACCACCACCTCACCGGCGTCCTCGTCGGCCTCACCCTCGCCACCCGGCCCGAGGACGTCTACCGGGCCCTCATCGAGGCCACGGCCTACGGCGCCCGGCTGATCGTCGAGACGTTCACCGAGCACGGCGTGCCCGTCGAGGAGCTCGTCGTCACCGGGGGCCTGCGCAAGAACCCGCTGGTCATGCAGGTCTACGCCGACGTGCTGGGCATGCCGCTGTCGGTGTGCGACTCCGACCAGGGGCCGGCGCTCGGGTCGGCCATCCACGCGGCCGTCGCGGCGGGCGCCTACCCGGACATCCGCAAGGCGGCCGCGGCCATGGGGCGTCGTACGGAGGCGGCGTGGGTGCCCGACCCGGACCGCCACGCGACGTACGACCTGCTCTACGCGGAGTACCGGCGGCTCGTCGACCACTTCGGCGACCCCCGCGACAACCCCCTGCACCGGCTCGGCGACCTGCGCCGGACGGCGCTGTCGCGCCGCGGGGCCGGTGCCCGGTGA